One Rissa tridactyla isolate bRisTri1 chromosome 1, bRisTri1.patW.cur.20221130, whole genome shotgun sequence DNA segment encodes these proteins:
- the NIT2 gene encoding omega-amidase NIT2, which produces MQAARGAMANFRLALIQLHVSTVKSDNVQRACGLVREASAKGAKVVALPECFNSPYGTQYFKEYAEKIPGESTQKLSEVARECSIYLIGGSIPEEDGGKLYNTCTVFGPDGAMLAKHRKVHLFDINIPGKIQFKESETLSPGNSFSMFDTPYCKVGLGICYDIRFAEMAQVYGQKGCQLLIYPGAFNMTTGPAHWELLQRGRAVDNQVYVATVSPARDEKASYVAWGHSTVVNPWGEVIAKAGAEETVIYTDIDLKKLAEIRQQIPILSQKRCDLYGIEMKK; this is translated from the exons ACTTCCGTCTGGCTCTTATTCAGCTTCATGTATCTACTGTTAAATCAGATAACGTTCAACGAGCCTGTGGACTGGTGAGAGAAGCATCAGCTAAAGGAGCAAAAGTTGTGGCTCTACCT GAATGCTTTAATTCTCCATATGGAACCCAATACTTTAAGGAGTATGCAGAGAAGATCCCTGGGGAATCAACACAAAAGCTCTCAGAAGTTGCAAGGGAGTGCAGCATATATCTCATTGGAG GATCCATTCCAGAAGAGGATGGTGGAAAGCTGTATAATACATGTACTGTCTTTGGGCCTGATGGTGCAATGTTGGCAAAGCATAGGAAG GTTCATTTGTTTGACATTAATATTCCTGGGAAGATACAGTTCAAAGAGTCTGAAACATTGAGTCCAGGGAATAGCTTCTCCATGTTTGATACTC CATACTGTAAAGTGGGCCTGGGCATCTGCTACGATATCAGATTTGCTGAGATGGCTCAAGTCTACGGGCAGAAAG GTTGCCAGCTGCTGATATATCCAGGGGCTTTTAACATGACAACAGGACCAGCTCATTGGGAGCTGCTGCAAAGGGGACG AGCTGTTGATAATCAAGTCTACGTAGCTACTGTATCTCCTGCTAGAGATGAGAAAGCATCCTATGTTGCCTGGGGACACAGCACTGTGGTAAATCCATG GGGTGAAGTCATAGCCAAAGCTGGGGCTGAGGAAACAGTTATATACACAGATATAG ATCTGAAGAAGCTTGCAGAAATACGTCAACAAATTCCTATTTTGAGCCAGAAGCGTTGTGATCTCTATGGCATAGAGATGAAAAAGTGA